Proteins from one Podospora pseudoanserina strain CBS 124.78 chromosome 1, whole genome shotgun sequence genomic window:
- a CDS encoding hypothetical protein (antiSMASH:Cluster_4; EggNog:ENOG503P1SN): MGPYDSQGAGPGGLYGDAPESAGATGRSDGTSPRRRYDESWVEVASQPSSSSLSSIGDEIVTTGLRVGTNSYLPRRRRSQQHRPMPASFVIGHPPSRGGATSSQDEYDETESEEDRVMTSSNEAVHPSANLLRYQTTVRGAIDIDTDSDDDENATALGRPSDAPAFRPQPNAFSHPPSHLTHRHSTSSVPPHHPPQSRPPMPHRSHTRTHRGHPNFMSPAYQADHDAALRASLTTLLSCAQAARGLGKADERRGAGPSNAGMGGLGAGVGVLPSSQPMELRLVPESELLAEGPPPPSVSGSGGPPKAPLRTASNSSAPSAPCSTSSRGKEEQQNSAEKHKRGATNQTKSSRAVKKKKTSSPGFAEGETATFLSPTLMTWVVSAGVVVLVSVVGFGAGYVIGREVGWQEGSALGSFSAADSASNTSASCGRELVKSTSGGTLRRFRWGSMGSSVTA, from the exons ATGGGGCCCTACGATTCTCAAGGCGCCGGGCCGGGAGGGCTGTATGGCGATGCTCCGGAGAGCGCGGGGGCCACGGGGCGATCTGACGGGACATCGCCGCGTCGCCGATATGATG AGTCGTGGGTAGAAGTAGCCTCGCAgccgtcgtcttcgtccttGTCATCTATCGGAGATGAAATCGTAACTACAGGCCTCAGGGTCGGCACCAACTCGTACCTGCccaggcggaggaggtcgcAGCAGCACCGGCCAATGCCCGCATCTTTCGTTATCGGACATCCCCCCAGTCGTGGCGGCGCTACCAGCAGCCAGGATGAATATGACGAGACGGAGAGTGAAGAGGATAGAGTTATGACGAGCTCAAACGAGGCAGTGCATCCCTCGGCGAATCTGCTGCGTTACCAGACTACCGTCCGCGGGGCCATAGATATCGATACTGATagtgacgacgacgagaatGCGACCGCCCTTGGTCGCCCGTCAGATGCGCCTGCATTCAGGCCACAGCCAAATGCCTTCTCGCACCCGCCATCACACCTCACCCACCGCCACTCAACCAGCTCAgtacctcctcaccacccaccccaatcACGGCCTCCCATGCCTCACCGCTCACACACCCGTACGCATCGCGGCCACCCGAATTTCATGTCACCTGCCTACCAAGCCGATCACGACGCCGCGCTTCGTGCTTCACTCACGACTCTGCTGTCGTGTGCTCAAGCTGCTCGTGGTCTTGGAAAGGCCGATGAGAGACGTGGAGCCGGACCCTCAAATGCCGGCATGGGTGGACTCGGTGCAGGGGTTGGTGTCCTGCCAAGCTCGCAACCGATGGAGCTGAGGCTCGTTCCCGAATCGGAGCTCCTGGCCGAAGGcccacctccgccctccgTTAGCGGATCCGGCGGGCCGCCCAAGGCTCCACTTCGAACCGCATCCAACTCCAGTGCTCCCAGTGCCCCGTGCTCCACGTCGAGCAGAggaaaggaggagcagcagaatTCGGCAGAGAAGCACAAGCGTGGCGCAACCAACCAGACGAAATCCTCACGggctgtcaagaagaaaaagaccaGCTCACCTGGATTCGCCGAAGGGGAGACAGCAACCTTCCTCAGCCCGACGCTCATGACTTGGGTGGTGAGcgctggtgtggtggtaTTGGTTTCCGTGGTAGGGTTTGGGGCAGGCTATGTCATTGGGCGCGAGGTAGGTTGGCAAGAGGGGAGCGCGCTGGGTTCCTTTAGCGCTGCTGATTCGGCGTCAAACACCTCTGCGAGCTGTGGGCGCGAGCTGGTCAAGTCCACATCCGGTGGAACGCTGAGGAGGTTCCGATGGGGCTCGATGGGAAGCAGTGTGACTGCCTAG
- a CDS encoding hypothetical protein (antiSMASH:Cluster_4), whose product MMNQCGLRVSKAGWLTGWFEGNLKIGHPTAIFVTDNTSQCEKTLRDAGQERGGTTQPVGHLNWCCKMQHPNEVAGKSVLHGFSAVDSRETGVVGRSFIGARLDQPRRASCL is encoded by the exons ATGATGAATCAGTGTGGCTTACGTGTTTCGAAAGCTGGATGGCTCACAGGATGGTTTGAAGGCAACCTCAAGATCGGACACCCCACGGCGATATTTGTCACGGACAACACTAGCCAATGTGAGAAG ACACTACGGGACGCTGGACAAGAACGCGGGGGGACAACCCAACCGGTTGGTCATCTGAATTGGTGTTGCAAAATGCAGCATCCCAATGAGGTGGCAGGCAAATCCGTGCTCCACGGCTTCTCGGCAGTCGATTCTCGAGAGACTGGGGTAGTCGGGCGGTCATTCATCGGAGCCCGACTTGATCAGCCTAGAAGAGCCTCATGCCTCTAG
- a CDS encoding hypothetical protein (antiSMASH:Cluster_4; EggNog:ENOG503Q4BN; COG:S), whose protein sequence is MPPPPPPPPPPPPGFGGPPPPPPPPPPGGGALPARPPAGLPNRGALLQDIGKGKALKKTVTNDRSAPIIGKVSGGGGPGPSSLGAPPVPGLPKAPSGLVPPLPGNRGRSNSDQSDRHQPAPSTDGPPQLAGLFAGGMPKLRKTGGGVDTGASRESSYLSDPESSKSAPKPPTISAPRPPVGAAPAIPGRPSLPSTSSAPAFNPSAANLRKTGPPPIIGKKPPPPPPSSRKPSGAPPLPGAPAPPPPSSAPPPPSFSAPSLPPAPPPPPPSAAPRPPPAPARSQPPPPPAPSAATNNISQSIAAQAAIRAASSVSSPASAPPPPPPPPSNDAPRSPAPPPPPSAAPAPPSLSHTPSSASGRASLLDPSNFTLAPNGGGAKTPSPTRNVSLSHGPSGGGGGRYVVQDSRWKFTSEENFPKPRDFVGGPKRYRAGRGSSVPLDLGAL, encoded by the exons ctcctcctccacctccgccgccgccgcccggCTTTGGAggtcctccccctcctccaccacctccgcccccgGGAGGCGGTGCTTTGCCGGCGCGTCCGCCTGCTGGATTGCCGAATAGG GGTGCCTTGCTACAAGACATCGGCAAAGGAAAGGCGTTGAAGAAAACTGTCACGAACGATCGATCGGCCCCAATCATCGGCAAGGTATCTGGAGGCGGAGGTCCCGGCCCATCTTCTCTCGGTGCCCCCCCCGTTCCTGGCCTACCTAAAGCTCCCAGCGGTCTCGTCCCTCCTTTGCCTGGAAATCGTGGGAGAAGTAATAGCGATCAGAGTGATAGACATCAACCGGCACCAAGCACAGATGGACCCCCACAACTAGCTGGCCTATTTGCTGGAGGCATGCCAAAACTGCGCAAAACaggtgggggtgttgataCTGGTG CAAGTCGAGAGTCTTCCTATCTCTCAGATCCCGAATCTTCCAAGTCAGCACCAAAGCCTCCAACAATATCCGCTCCGAGACCTCCAGTGGGGGCGGCTCCTGCTATACCAGGAAGGCCATCACTACCCAGCACATCGAGCGCCCCTGCTTTCAATCCATCGGCTGCCAATCTCCGAAAAACAGGTCCGCCGCCAATTATTGGCAAAAAGccaccccccccacctccgAGTTCTCGCAAGCCTTCGGGAGCCCCTCCACTTCCCGGcgcaccagcaccccctcctccgtcctcggccccaccccctccgtcGTTTTCGGCCCCTTCGCttcctcccgcccctcctccgcctcctccgtctGCAGCTCCACGACCACCGCCGGCTCCAGCCCGCTcacaaccgccgccgccgcctgctCCATCCGCGGCCACAAATAATATCTCGCAGAGTATCGCGGCTCAAGCAGCAATTCGTGCGGCATCCAGTGTATCGTCTCCTGCGtcagcccctcctccaccaccaccccctccctcgaacGATGCTCCTCGCTcgccggcaccaccccctcctccttcagcGGCGCCAGCTCCCCCCTCTCTAAGCCATACTCCATCCAGCGCTTCAGGTCGAGCGTCTCTACTTGATCCGAGCAATTTCACGCTTGCGCCaaatggtggaggagccaaGACCCCAAGCCCAACACGGAATGTATCGCTATCACACGGTCCaagtggaggtggcggtggtcgCTACGTAGTACAAGACTCGAGGTGGAAGTTTACTAGTGAGGAGAACTTTCCGAAGCCAAGGGACTTTGTGGGAGGCCCAAAGAGGTATCGTGCTGGTCGGGGAAGCAGTGTGCCGCTTGATCTGGGTGCTCTTTAG